GGCCCGACAGCCTGCTCCTCGGTCGCGAGGTGCACGCGGCGCGCCACCGCATGGGCGAGGTGCTCGCGACGGAGGCACCCGCGGACGCCGACGTCGTCATCGGGATCCCCGACTCCGGCGTGCCCGCGGCCGTCGGCTTCTCGGCGCGAAGCGGTATTCCCTTCGGCCACGGGCTCGTGAAGAACCGGTACATCGGGAGGACCTTCATCGTTCCGACCCAGGAGGCGCGCGTCGCCGGCGTCCGGCGGAAGCTGAACCCGCTGCGCGAGACGATCGCCGGCCGCCGACTCGTCGTCGTCGACGACTCGATCGTCCGGGGAACGACGACGCGCGAGCTCGTGCGCATGCTGCGCGAGGCGGGGGCGTCCGAGGTCCACCTGCGCATCTCGTCGCCTCCGTTCCGCTGGCCCTGCTTCTACGGCATCGACACGCCCGATCGGGCGGAGCTGCTCGCCGCGCTCATGGGGGTCGACGAGATCGCGGGCCACCTCGGGGCGGACTCCGTTGCCTACCTCTCCCTCGAGGGCCTCGTCGAGGCCATCGGGGCGGGCAGCTCCGGGTTCTGCGCGGCGTGCCTGACCGGCGAGTACCCGACGCCGGTCCCGGTCCGCGACCGAGGCCTCGCGGCAGCGGTGCTCGCCTGAGCGGCTCGCGTCGCCCCCCACGGCGTCGGCGCGTCGGTACTCGCAGCCCGCTCGAGCGCCGGCGGCGAGCTCGGGATCGAGCCTCGCGTCTGGCGCCGTTGGGACCTCGACGCATGCGGACCTCGACGCTCGCCCCCGGTACCGAGCGTGGAGGAGGTCGTCGGCTCCTGTGAGGTCGCCGACGGCATGCTCGTCGGCGCTGGCCGTGGCGATGTCGGTCGGTCGGCGTGACGAGCCGCCACCCTGCTTCGGCCTGCTCCGGCAGCGCCTGCGACGAGGTGCTCGGCCGAGCGCCAGGCGCCTCGCTCGCGCAGACGCTCGTCCCAGGCTCGCGACACCTTCCGCCGGCGCCCCGGCGGCGCTCCGGCCACCGCTCGCCCGTCCGGGTCGGGCTGCCGCGGCGGTTCCTGGGCCCGTCCGTGCGCGAAGGCGACGTCGTGCGGGAACCGCTCCTCGCCCCGGGGACGACCGCGCTCCGGCGTCCCGTACCCGAGCCGGCGCGTCGGGCGGGCGGCGCGCGAGCGCGCCGAGAACCGCCGCGGGCTTCGGCCGTCTCGTCTGGACGGTCGTCCGGCGAGCAGGACGGCTGGGTTCGGGGTGCGGACCTCCACGCGACGCGTTCGCGGCGCGGCGGTGAGGGGCGTCGGCCCCGCCGCGGCCCGCTCGGCGCAACGCGGGCCGTCTCCGGTGCTCCCTCGGGCCGCGTCCTGCCCGCGCTCGCGCCGCCCAGGCTCGCGCGCGGCGGGCGCGGCGGCGTGGATCACCCGGGAGGTTCCTCCCCGAGCACCTGCCAGGCGCCGCGCTCCGAACTCGGAGCCGGCCTCCCGCCTCGCGCGTGGGGCGGGCTCGCGCCGGCGCGTCCTGCGCACCGGGCACGGGCGGCCGGACGTCGCGAGCGCTCCCGCCCCGGCGCGTCTGGCGGGCCGGGCCCCGCGCCCCGGCGGTCATCCGTTAGCGTGGCCGCGCGAGGCGCGTGCCTCGGTCCGACGGTCCGAGCAGACGGGAGGTGGCCAAGCTGCCCGGTGGAGGGCTCCGCGAGCGGTCCGGGGAGGCGCCGGCGCCCGACCCGGCGACGGAGGCCGCCAGCCGGCTCGGCGGGGGCCGCTCGACGGGAGCGGCTGGTCCGACCGAGGGCGTTCCCCGGGACGCCGCCCGCGCGCCCGGTGGGTTCATGGGGCAGCTGTGACCCTCGCAGGTGCGAGCGTCGTCGAGCTGTCGGCGTTCGTCGCCGCGCCCCTCGCGGGGATGACCCTCGCCGGCCTCGGTGCGGACGTGATCCGCGTGGACCCTCCGGGCGGGGGGCTCGACTACCACCGCTGGCCGCGCTCGCGCGCGGGCGACAGCCTCTTCTGGCACGGACTGAACCGCGGCAAGCGCTCTGTCGTCCTCGACTGGCGGCGCGACGAGGGGCGCGAGCTCGTCGCGGCCCTCGTCGCGCGCCCGGGCCCCGGGAGCGGGATCCTCCTCACCAACCTCGGTGCGAGGGGCACCCTCTCGCACGGCGCGCTGCGCACGCGACGCGAGGACGTCATCAGCGTCGAGATCGAGGGCTACCGTGACGGCGCGATCGCGGTCGACTACACGATCGCGGCGCGCTCGGGCATCCCGTTCCTCACAGGACCGACCGGGACGGTCGGGCCCGTGAACTCGCCCCTGCCGTCCTGGGACGTGGCGACGGGCTTCTGCGCTGCGCTCGCCGTCGTGAGCGCTCTGCGCCAGCGCGAGCGGACCGGGAGGGGCAGCGCGACGCTGATCGCCCTCGCGGACGTGGCGGTGAGCGTCCTCGCGTCGCTCGGCTTCGTCGACGAGCAGGAGCGGGCCGAGCAGCCCCGCGTGCGGGACGGCAACTACCTCTACGGCGCGTTCGGGCGCGACTTCACGCTCAGCGACGGGTCGAGGGTGATGCTCGTGGCGCTCACGGCCCGGCAGTGGCGCGCCCTCGTCGCTGCCTTCGGCATCGCCGAGGAGGTCGAAGCGCTCGAGCGGGACCGGGGGCTGGACCTGAGCGACGAGGGCGACCGCTACCGGGCGCGCGCCGAGATCGCTCGGCTCCTCGAGCGGCGCTGCGCGTGCCTCGAGCCGGCAGCCGTCCTCGAGGCGCTCGAGCGCCACGAGGCGTGCTGGAGCCGCTACGAGACCGCGCCCGAGCTCGCCCGCGCGCTCCTCGGGACGCGCCCCCCGGATGGGGAGGGCCTCGTCCGGGACGTCCCTCTCCCGCTGCGCCTCGACGGGACCGAACCTTCGCCGGTGGGCGCCGCCCCCGAGCTGGGCCGGGACACCGAGGCGGTCCTCGCCGACCTGCTCAGCCTGAGCGCGCGCGAGATCGGACGACTGCGCGACGCCGGCATCGCCGGGACGGGGCGGCCGTGAGCGCACCCGGGCTGGAGGTGGCCGTCGACGAGCTCGCGCCGGACGGCGCGCGGCGCCTCGGGGCGACCATCGGCGACCCCCGTCCGTTTGCTGCCGGCGACGAGCTGCCGTTGCTGTGGCACTGGGCCTACTTCGCGGCGCTCGTCCCGACGTCCGGGCTCGGTCCGGACGGCCACCCGCCGAGGACGGACGCGTACGTGGGCCGCTTCCCCCGTCGAATGGCCGGTGGCGGGAGCGTCGAGCGCCGCGGCCCGCTCGTTATCGGGCGACCGGCGCAGCGCCGCTCCGAGGTCGAGCGCGCCGAGGAGGTGCGCGGGCGCAGCGGCGACCTGGCGATCGTCACGTGGCGCCACGAGTACCTCCAGGACGGTGCGGTCGTCCGTGTCGAGCGCCAGCACCTCGTCTACCGGGGAGCGCCCACCCCACCCGCGCCGGCGTCTCCGGCTGGCTCACCGCCGCCGGCGCCCAGCCCGAGCGAGGGATTCCGCCGTCGGCTCGGCTTCGACCCCGTGCTGCTCTTCCGGTACTCGGCCGCAACGTGGAACTCGCACCGCATCCACTACGACCGCTCCTACGTGGTCGGCGTCGAGGGCTACCGAGGCCTGCTCGTGCACGGGCCGCTCCTCGCCACGCTGCTCGCGGCCGAGGCGGAGGCGGAGCTCGGGCCGCTCGCGCGCGTCGAGTACCGGGCGCGCGCCCCGGTGTTCGACGACGACACCGTCGACGTGCTCGCGACGTCCGCCGAGCGCGGGGCGATGACGCTCGAGGCGCGCAAGCCGGGAGGCGAGGTGGCGATGACCCTCGAGGCGCATGGCCTCGACTGAGGCCGCCGCGGCGCGCCCCGCGCCCGATCCCGCCGTGCTGCCCTCGCCGGGCGCCGAGGCGCCACGCGTCCGGTCGCTGCGCGCCGCGGCGCAGCTCCTCTCGGCGCGCGACCCCGTCGTCGCGGCGCTCCTCGGCGCGCTGGGGCCCCCTCGGCTGCGGCCGCCCCAGCCGAGCCACTTCGCGGCGCTCGTGCGCGCGATCGTCTACCAGCAGCTGGCAGGGCCTGCCGCAGCCGCCATCCACGGGCGGCTCGTCGGCGCGCTCGGGGACGTCGAGCCCCGAGCCGTCCTGTCGGCCTCGGCCGCGCAGCTGCGGGCCGTGGGACTCTCGGCCGGCAAGGTCGCCTCCCTCGTCGACCTCGCACGGCGGGTCGACGAGGGCACGCTCGTCCTCGACTCGAGCCTCTCGAGGCTCGGCGACGAGGAGATCGTGCGCCGGCTCTCGACGGTGCGGGGGATCGGCCGGTGGACGGCGGAGATGTTCCTCCTCTTCCAGCTGCGACGGCTCGACGTGTGGCCGACGGGCGATCTCGGGGTCCGCCGGGGCTACGGCCTCGCCTGGGGGGTCCCGATGCCGCCTGCGCGCCAGCTCGAGGCGCTCGGCGACCGTTTCCGCCCCTACCGCTCGATCGTCGCCTGGTACTGCTGGCGGGCCTGCGAGCTCTACGCCCGTCAGGACGGGCGGGCGCTCACGGGCTGACGGGCGCGTCGGCACCTCGCCCCTCGCGGGCAGGCCTCGCCGGCGGCCGCCGTGCCCCGCGCGGCGATCGCCTAGGATCGTGCGGCCCCTGCGGCGAGTGCCGGCGCCGACGTGCGCTCCTGCAGGTGCGAGGAGGAGTCGAGGACCTGTGGTGCAGTTCGGAGTGCACGCCGGCCTGTCAAGCCGGAGGTCGCGGGTTCAAATCCCGTCAGGTCCGCGCGCTGGCGTCAGCCGGCTCGCTCCGTTCGCGCGCACTACGGCGCGCCCGACGGACGAGCAGGCCGAGCCGGCGGGGTCGGGTAGCTCAGTTGGCAGAGCGCGCGCCTGAAAAGCGCGAGGTCACCGGATCGACGCCGGTCCCGACCACCATGGGGGATGGTTCACGTAGGAACCCCCTGGGCAGTTCACGGCCTGGCCAACAATTGGGCGACGTGTCCCTTGGCGAACCCAAGTTGAGTGATTCGCCACGCGGCGTTCGTCGAGTTCTGGCCCCTTTCCTTCTGCTTCCTTCCGGCGACCAACGGATCGTCTTCAAGAAGATACGCAAGGATCCCAGGCGGAATCGCCATCTGCTTCCCTCGGTTTTCCAGGACGCTCCGAGTTGCAAGGATGCAGGAACCGAAGGCCGTTGTTGCGGTCCGAGCTTCGCGCTACCACGCCCCTTCGGTGTCCTTGCCTTCGTACGGCAGCTCGCTCAGCCAGTGGCCAACGAAGTCGACTTCCCTCCCCGTGGCGGACCTGTAGTACAGGACGGCATCAGCCTCCTTGAGCGAACCGGGGGCCTCTCGCCCGTGGGCACGAAGGCGGGCCGTCCCGAGCTGTCGCTCGGTCAACATCGGGTAGTCCGGCGGCTCGACCTCAGTACGGCGAAGGTGTGCGAGTCGGGCGTGTAGCGGGTCGATGAAGTAGAGCTTCATCTGCGAGGCGAGGTCCGGACGACCGCCGTCGCTGTGGTAGCACGGCCATGTCACGAACGCGTCCTGAAGACGCGTCAGTCGCAGGGTCAGACCCACATGGCCCCTGGCCGGGGCCGCCACGGCGGATGAGAATGGTGCCGGTCGCCCGCCGAGCCCGGAAACTCATTGGTGCCACGAGCCCGCGGGTCAGACTGGTGCAGGGGCCTGCAGGCACCACGGATTGTTCCTTCGAGGACGTACCTCAGATTCTCCAACACCACACAGGTCCCAGGGGCGGCCGCCAGCGAGCAGGACACTCGGGATGGGCGATGGAGATCATCGTGGAGCGCTGTGCGGCGCTCGACGTCCACAAGGACAGCCTCATGGCGGCAGTGCGTCTGCCGGGCGAGAAGAAAGGGCGCCGCACCGAGGTGCGCCAGTTCCGGACCTGGACCTCCTCGCTACGTGAGCTGCGAGCGTGGCTCGTCGCTCACGGCGTCACCCAGGTGGCGATGGAGGCGACGGGCGTCTACTGGAAGCCGCCCTGGCACGTGCTCGCTCCCGAGCCGAGCTTCGAGCTGCTGTTGGTCAACGCCCAGCACGTGAAGAACCTCCCGGGACGAAAGACCGACGTCTCGGACGCGCAGTGGCTCGCATCTCTCCTCGAGTGCGGGCTGCTCCGAGGCAGCTTCGTCCCCGACCCGGTGATGAGCCGGCTGCGGGACCTGACCCGGCACCGCAAGAAGCTCGCAGAAGCGCGCGGACGCGAGACCCAGCGCATCCAAAAGGTCCTCGAGGACGCCGGCATCAAGCTCGACTCGGTCGTCTCCGACGTCCTCGGCAAGGGGCCGCGCGCCATGATCGAGGCGCTCATCGCCGGCGAGCGTGACCCGAACGTGCTCGCCGAGATGGCCCTGACGCGCACTCGGGCGAGGATCCCCGAGCTGCGCCTGGCGCTCGAAGGCGGCTTCGACGAGCACCACGCCTTCA
The nucleotide sequence above comes from Acidimicrobiales bacterium. Encoded proteins:
- a CDS encoding CoA transferase, producing MTLAGASVVELSAFVAAPLAGMTLAGLGADVIRVDPPGGGLDYHRWPRSRAGDSLFWHGLNRGKRSVVLDWRRDEGRELVAALVARPGPGSGILLTNLGARGTLSHGALRTRREDVISVEIEGYRDGAIAVDYTIAARSGIPFLTGPTGTVGPVNSPLPSWDVATGFCAALAVVSALRQRERTGRGSATLIALADVAVSVLASLGFVDEQERAEQPRVRDGNYLYGAFGRDFTLSDGSRVMLVALTARQWRALVAAFGIAEEVEALERDRGLDLSDEGDRYRARAEIARLLERRCACLEPAAVLEALERHEACWSRYETAPELARALLGTRPPDGEGLVRDVPLPLRLDGTEPSPVGAAPELGRDTEAVLADLLSLSAREIGRLRDAGIAGTGRP
- a CDS encoding DNA-3-methyladenine glycosylase 2 family protein, with the translated sequence MASTEAAAARPAPDPAVLPSPGAEAPRVRSLRAAAQLLSARDPVVAALLGALGPPRLRPPQPSHFAALVRAIVYQQLAGPAAAAIHGRLVGALGDVEPRAVLSASAAQLRAVGLSAGKVASLVDLARRVDEGTLVLDSSLSRLGDEEIVRRLSTVRGIGRWTAEMFLLFQLRRLDVWPTGDLGVRRGYGLAWGVPMPPARQLEALGDRFRPYRSIVAWYCWRACELYARQDGRALTG
- a CDS encoding IS110 family transposase; the encoded protein is MEIIVERCAALDVHKDSLMAAVRLPGEKKGRRTEVRQFRTWTSSLRELRAWLVAHGVTQVAMEATGVYWKPPWHVLAPEPSFELLLVNAQHVKNLPGRKTDVSDAQWLASLLECGLLRGSFVPDPVMSRLRDLTRHRKKLAEARGRETQRIQKVLEDAGIKLDSVVSDVLGKGPRAMIEALIAGERDPNVLAEMALTRTRARIPELRLALEGGFDEHHAFMLSTHLATVDHLSAQIARLDERLEVEIAPFARQVERLCTVVGIGKVTAQAIVAEIGVDMGRFPTAAHLASWAGMCPGNHESAGKRRSGRARKGNAALRSALIEAAWSASHSKNSYYAAQYRRFCRRFGKKSESKAIFVVAHSMLVTIWHMLANDTDDADLGGDFFDRRGDNERHARRLAHQIERLGYKVTVEPAA